ATATCGAATCCGCACAAAAAACCGGTGCCATGATGTTGTTTGGTGAAAAGTATGGTGATGAAGTGCGTGTGTTAGACATCGGCTCCTCACGCGAATTATGCGGCGGGACCCACGTGAGCCGTACCGGCGATATTGGTCTGTTCAAAATCACCGGCGAAAGTGGCGTCGCGGCAGGGGTGCGCCGTGTAGAGGCCACCACTGGCGAGGGTGCTCTCAAGCTTGTGCAAGTGCAACAAGCATTGTTGAACCAGTTGGCAACAGAATTAAAGGCGCCGGCACAAGAATTGCCAGCCAAAATGGGACAAGTGATGGATCACGTCAAGTCGCTCGAAAAAGAGCTGGCACGCTTGAAATCCAAACTGGCCTCGTCGCAAGGTGACGACCTCGCCGCGCAAGCACAGGAGATTCACGGCGTTAAAGTGCTGGCAGCAGCGCTGGATGGTGCCGACGCCAACACCCTGCGTGAGACCATGGATAAACTCAAGGATAAACTCAAATCTGCCGTCATTGTCTTGGCGAGTATTGCTGATGGTAAAGTCACGCTGGCGGCAGGCGTGACTGCCGACTTAACAGCCAAAGTGAAGGCAGGTGAGTTGGTGAATCACGTTGCCGGGCAGGTGGGCGGTAAAGGCGGTGGTAAACCAGACATGGCAATGGCTGGCGGCACCGAGCCTGCACATTTGCCGCAGGCACTGGCCAGTGTTCAGACTTGGGTCACTACAAAATTAAATTAATTCAATTGTTTAACAGAGCGAAATAATGGCATTAATCGTACAGAAATACGGCGGAACTTCCGTCGCAAATCCGGAGCGCATCCGTAACGTCGCGCGTCGTGTCGCCCGCTACAAGGCTTTGGGCCATCAGGTTGTGGTCGTCGTGTCGGCCATGTCGGGGGAAACCAATCGGTTGATTTCACTCGCAAAAGAAATTATGCCGGATCCAGATCCACGTGAATTGGATGTCATGGTGTCAACGGGAGAGCAAGTGACCATCGGCATGACCGCACTCGCACTGATGGAGTTGGGCATCAAGGCAAAAAGTTATACCGGCGCCCAAGTCAAAATCCTGACAGACAATGCTTTTAGCAAGGCGCGTATTTTAGATATTGATCAGCATCACTTGAAAAAAGACCTTGATGACGGTTATGTCTGCGTGGTTGCTGGCTTTCAAGGCGTTGATGAACATGGCAACATTACAACTTTAGGCCGTGGTGGTTCAGATACCACTGGCGTGGCATTGGCCGCTGCCTTGAATGCGGATGAATGTCAGATTTATACGGATGTGGATGGCGTGTATACCACCGACCCGCGTGTGGTCCCCGAAGCGCGGCGCTTGGATCGGATTACCTTTGAAGAGATGCTCGAATTGGCATCGCAAGGCTCCAAAGTGTTACAGATCCGCTCGGTCGAGTTTGCCGGTAAATACAAAGTCAAATTGCGTGTATTGTCCAGTTTTGAAGAAGAAGGGGATGGCACGCTGATTACATTCGAAGAAAATGAGGAAAACATGGAAGAACCCATTATCTCTGGTATCGCTTTTAACCGCGATGAAGCAAAAATTACGGTGACCGGTGTGCCCGATAAGCCAGGCATCGCCTATCAAATCCTTGGGCCGGTCGCTGATGCCAATATTGATGTTGATATGATCATCCAGAACGTAGGCGCAGACGGCACCACAGACTTCACTTTTACCGTGCACAAAAATGAAATGAACAAAACATTGGCCCTGTTACGCGATAAAGTGCAAGGGCATATTCAGGCGCGTGAAATCGGTGGCGACGATAAAATTGCCAAAGTATCTGTTGTTGGCGTGGGTATGCGCTCACATGTCGGCATCGCCAGCCAGATGTTCCGTACATTGGCAGAAGAGGGCATTAATATTCAAATGATCTCTACCAGCGAAATTAAAATTGCTGTGGTGATAGAAGAAAAATACATGGAACTTGCCGTACGTGTATTGCATAAAGCTTTTGGCCTTGAGAATGCATAATCGCAATTAACCCCCGCACAAAGAAATCAAAACATTCTTTTTTTTTGCGTTGATTTTTGAAGGGTTTTCACGTAGTATGGCGCCCTTCGATGCAGTAGCAATACTGCAAAGAAAAGCAGCATAAGCTGTGTTGGTTTGATTAAAACTGAATAGTTTTAATAGGTGAGCTGGCCGAGTGGTCGAAGGCACTTCCCTGCTAAGGAAGCATATGGGCTTAAACCTGTATCGAGGGTTCGAATCCCTCGCTCACCGCCACAAAGCTTAAATTTGTGTTATAATGCTGTTTTTGTTGCATAGCAGCAAACCTTGGCGCCCGTAGCTCAGTTGGATAGAGTATTTGGCTACGAACCAAAGGGTCGGGCGTTCGAATCGCTCCGGGCGCGCCAAAAATAAAAAGCCTTGTTTCTTCGGAAGCAAGGCTTTTTTCTTTGTTGGTGTAGCAGGCCCTCACCGTTGTCTAGCAGATTGTAGCCATTGCTGCAGGATGTAAGCGTTTTGCATGCTTCAGGCAGCGCTGAGCGTAGCGAGAGGTATGTCAGGTATGGTATGCTTTAACTTTGCTTTTTCATTGGTGTTTCAGTGTCTTTAAGTGCTTGTTTGGCGCGGATTACAGGCGATATGCAGCAGGTGGATGCCGTTATTCGCCAGTCGTTGTCATCTCAAGTTCCGCTGATTAATCAAATTTCGGAATACATCATCCATAGTGGCGGGAAGCGCTTGCGCCCAGCGCTTGTCTTGATGGCTGGCGACTTAGCCGGCAGTGTTTCTCCGGCACATCATGCGCTGGCCTCCATCATTGAGTTCATTCATACCGCGACGTTACTGCATGACGATGTCGTCGATGCCTCAGATCTGCGACGCGGAAAATCGACAGCTAACCATGTTTACGGTAATCCTGCCAGCGTGTTGGTTGGTGATTTTTTGTACTCACGTGCTTTTCAGATGATGGTGAAGCTGCAAAATATGCGTGTGATGGAAATTTTGGCCGATGCGACCAACGTGATCTCTGAGGGCGAGGTGTTGCAGCTGCTGAATGTGCGCAATATCGGCGTCAGCGAGCAAGATTATTTGCAAGTGATTCATTTTAAAACGGCCAAACTGTTCGAGGCGGCGACGCGTCTAGGCGCAGTCCAATGTCAAGCCGATGCATCACAGGAAGCCGGCTTAGCAACGTATGGCATGCATCTGGGCACTGCGTTTCAGTTGATTGACGATGTGCTGGACTTGACTGGCGACAGTGACAAGATCGGTAAGACACTAGGCAATGATTTGGCCGAAGGTAAGGTCACGTTGCCGATGTTGTATGCAATTCAGCAAGCCCCGGCCGCGCAAGCAGACTTGGTGAAGCAAGCCTTACTTGAGGGACAAGTAACGCAGTTAGATGCTGTGCTGGAAATTTTGCATGCAGTGAAGGCATTTGATTATGTGCGCGCGGTAGCGCAAAAAGAAGCGCAGTTGGCTTGTGAGGCGTTATCTGTGTTTGGTCAAACCCCCGCCAAACAAGCGCTACTCGATTTAGCGCAATTCTCAGTCCGTCGACAGCAATAAGCAAACAGCCCACCAAAAGGTAGGCTGTTTTAAAAACATTGCAGATGCAATATCGATGTCATACCCAACAAATAATCATCACACAATCCATCGCCAGTAGATCAGTGATTAGTTAAGCGCAATTGGCTCACCGCTGACATGGTAATAACTGAGGCGGGCACAATCGTTGGTGGCGTGCGTGAGCGCACCATCAAATAGTGATTCTCCATCCACATCCACGACGGCGTAGCCATTGTGATAGAGCGTCACCTCTGCTTGCAGCGCTTTTTCTGTCGGCTGGGCAAGTTTGTGCAGCCGGTGCCCATGGGAAGATCGCATCGCGAAACTGATGCAATTGTCTTCCTCCTCTTCACTGTAGACCTCCCAGTGCGCTTGTCCGGTCAGTTTGGTGAGCCAACCTGGTAAGTCCACCTCTACTCGGCAAATAACAGGCTCATCCCAGGCAGGATGCTCGACTTGATTGAGTTCAATTTCAGTCGGCGGCGTAAATTTGATTTGATCAGACATAGGCAACTTCCTTCACTAGATAACGGATACGAAGTCACTCGGCTGGAGTGCTGTTCCCATCTTACACATAAATGGTGACAGGCAAGTGGTTTTCAAGACTGGGAAAGCGGCTTTTAAACAGGTTTTGCCGACTTTTAGCCTTGCTTACTTGCATTAACGATGCGATCATTCAGCAACCTTAACTCTGTTATCGGCATCATGTCAGAAATCCTTGAACCTGTTTTAAGTTTATTGCAGACCCAGCCACATTTTTTGCAAGCAGTTTGTTTGGGCATCGGCTTGATCGTAGGCAGCTTTCTCAATGTGGTGATACACCGTCTACCCAAAATGATGGAGCGTGAATGGCAAGCGAGCTGTCTTGATTTACAGGGGGAGTCTGCACCGGCGCAACCTAAATATAATTTAGTGGTGCCGCGCTCAGCTTGTCCGCACTGTGGACATCAAATTACCGCATTCGAAAACATTCCTGTCATTAGTTATCTCTTGTTACGCGGTCGTTGCAAAGCATGCAAAAGTGGGATTTCGCTACGCTATCCGCTGGTGGAGTTGTTAACCGGTGGCTTAGCATTTTCGGTTGCCGTGCAATATGGCTACAGCGTATTAACGCTGTGCGCATTGGTATTTGTGTTTGCCTTGGTCGCTCTCACTTTTATTGATTTTGACACCCAGTTATTACCCGACGATATCACCCTGCCGTTACTATGGTTAGGGCTGTTGGTGAATATTAAATATGGCTTTACCGACCTCAATTCTGCAGTGATTGGTGCCATGGCTGGTTATCTGGTGTTATGGACGGTGTACTGGTTGTTCAAGCTGGTGACGGGTAAAGAGGGCATGGGCTATGGCGATTTTAAACTGTTGGCTGCCATCGGTGCCTGGTTTGGTTGGCAATTGCTACCTGCAGTGATTTTGCTGAGTTCGGTGGTGGGCAGTGTGATCGGCATCGGCTTGATTCTACTCAAGGGCAAAACTAGACAGACAGCGATTCCATTTGGCCCCTTTCTTGCGCTCGGCGGCATTGCTGCTCTGTTTTATGGGCAAGCGTTAGCTGCCTATTATCTAGTGCCGTAAGGGACGTATCATGCGTAAAGTGGTTGCCGTGACTGGTGGTATCGGCAGTGGAAAATCCGAGGTCTGTCAAATATTCACTACATTGGGGGTGCCGGTGGTGGATTTAGATCAGATTGCGCATGACATGAGCGCGCCGGGTAGTCCTGCCATGCAAGCAGTCAAAGAAAAATTTGGTGCAAGTATGTTTAATGTCGATGGTCAATTAAACCGTGCCAGACTGCGCGAACTGGTCTTTGCTGAACCTGATGCGCTTGAACAACTCAACCAGATCATGCATCCGGCGATCCGCGTTGAGGCGATCCGTCAAATCGGCCAATATGCCGATCCCTATGTCGTGTTGGCGATTCCTCTGCTGGTCGAAAGCCGTGAGGATTGGCGCATGATTGATCATGTATTGGTGGTCGATTGTGATGCGCAAACGCAGCTTGAGCGCCTCATGCAGCGCAGCCAATTATCAGAGGGCATGGCACAAGCGATGATCGCTGCCCAAAGTGACCGAGAGGCCCGTTTATCGATTGCCGATTCAGTGATTGAGAATGATCAGACGCTCGATAAATTAGCGCAAAAAGTGCAAGAGTTTCATAAAAATTTCTCTAAGACTTGCCAGTGAGTGAAAAGGGTTTCATAATCAGGCTTTTATTGCATACTTTTCAAGTATCAGCTGACAGAAAAGGCTGCCGTGTCGAGCTACGAATTTCCATTTAACGAGCGCATCCGGACCTATCTTCGACTCGAAGATTTGTTCGTGAAAATGCTGCATCACATCGAGATTGGTCATGAAATCAGTCATCATGTGGCGCTGATTTCTATGCTACAAATCCTCGATCTCATTGATCGTGGTGATTTGAAGGTAGATCTGCTGCAAGAGCTAGACAGGCACAAAGTGCAATTGTCTTTTCTGCAAAACAATCCCAATATCGATCAACAGGCGCTGGGCAGCACATTAGCCAGCCTTGAGCGTTGCGCGACTGCGTTACGCTCAGACCATCAAAAACTTGGTCAATCATTGCGTGAAAATGACTGGTTAATGAGTGTCAAGCAACGCACCAGTATTCCTGGAGGGGTCTGTGAGTTTGATTTGCCCTCTTATCGGCATTGGTTATATTTAGGCGAAGCGCGCCGCAAAGATGATTTTGGCAACTGGCTTGCTCGTCTAATGCCGATGTACGAATCCATACGCTTAATTCTGCAGCTATTGCGCGGTAGTGGCCAAGTATTGCCCCTCGTGGCGCATCACGGTGCTTACCAGCAGCAATTGTCCGGCCATAAGCCCGCGCAACTATTACGCATTGAAATAGAGCACGATGAGTGTTTTCCTGAAGTCAGTGCCAATAAATATGCGATTAATATTCGGTTTCAAAAATTGGATTTTGTACAGCGGCCCAAAGGCTGTGAGCAAGATATTCCATTCAAGATGATTATTTGTAACTTTACCGGAGCTGGGCACAATTGACGCAAGCTGCAGTCAAAGTCCGCAAGGTGGCTTGTCCCTCATGCGGCGAAACGACCGAATATTCCCCGACCAATGCCTTTAGGCCATTTTGTAGTCAGCGCTGCAAATTAGTAGATCTAGGCGACTGGGCAACAGAAAAGTTTCGGATTCCTGACCACACGCCGCCTGATTTGCCAGAGTCAGAATAACTTACCTGCAGGATGATCGCTTATGCCAAAAATTGCGCGCATAGTTTGTTTTTTGATTGCTCTAAGTTGCATCGGTTGGCTTGGGGTCGCTCAAGCAGAGGTGACCCTCACGGAAGCTTGGGTCCGCGCCTCTAATCCGGGCCAGTCTGTGGGTGCGGCTTATTTGACTTTACGCAGCGCGCAAGCGGTCACGCTGGTCTACGTTGAAACCGAGCGCGCGGGTGCGGTGGAGATGCATAGTATGACCATGCAAAATGGGGTCATGAAAATGCGCAGTCTGGAAGAACTGGCGATCCCCGCCAATAAACCAGTGACATTGGCCCCAGGCGGATTGCACCTGATGCTATTTGAGCTCGCGTCCCCGTTCAAAGTGGGGGAGCAAGTCAAATTCAGGCTTTGTTTCAAAGACCAGCAAGGCAAGATTGCAGAGCAGTTTATTACCATGCCGGTGAAAACTGCCCCCTAAGCGGTCAACAGGGCGCCTCAGCGCTGGCCCTGTGTGTATCGAGCGAAGGTCGCAAGATACAATTGTTCTGCTTCAGCCCTCGCCCAAGGCGTGCGTCGCAAAAACTTCAAACTCGACTTCACTGATGGGTCAGTTTTGAAACAGTTGATGTTGACCTTTTGCGCCAGTTGATCCCAGCCGTAATGTGCGACTAATTGTTCAACAATGTGCGCGAGCGTTAACCCATGCAGCGGATTGTTTAATTGTTGGGTGTGCATATATTTAATCCACTTTAATTCTGTTCATCAACGGCCATACAGACAAATCACATGCGGCAATCGCCTGATCGGCTAGAAAAGCCATCCATGCAATAATCGCCCCGGCATTAAGGCAAAGCCTCCTGCAATTAACAGTCCTCCTACATAAACCCCAATCAGATGGGCTTTATGACTAGCCAAGTGACCTCGCCGAATGGCAAGGTAGCTGGCTGGTACTGAATACAACACCAACAAACAAAATAAATGAATAAAACCAAAATGGCCCATCAAGGTTGGGCCAATTTGTGCAGGCATCCACAATGCGATGATGGCGGTCACCAACATCAGGCCCATGAAATACTTGCCAATCAGCCTGTGCTGTATGCTGCCTTTTCTCTGCAATAACTGCAAAGTCCCCAATATAAACGCGAGTAAAGCTGTCGCAAGATGCAGGTATGCTAACTGTAAATATGACATTGTGTGGCTTTTTTCAAAATAAGGCGTTTCCCCCAATCGATGCCGAAAAGCTAAGAACCTCTGAGGATTGGCCACCAGTTTATTCAAGTGTGACAACTACAAAAAGTCGCCTACTAAGGCAGTTTAAATTAAATTTCCCTGCGCTCACCACAGAGCATAACCCAGCCTGCCAGATTTAGTAGTATTTTTAATCTTACAAAATAGATTGCCCTTAAATTGGCTTGATTCAAGAAACATAAGGTCGTTGAATCTCTTGCGCTGCAATAAAGGCGCTGCGGAACGAGATCGGGTCGGAGATGCCAGGAATCGAGGCTTGCGGATTGCCAGCGCCTGCAATGACTAGCGTGCCAAAGTTAAACAATCTACCGAAGATGCTTTGGCTGACTTCCACTGTTTCGACGTTGTTGATATTGAGTTCTATTGTTTGGCGGCGTATGAAACCGAATGTTGCAATGACGCGTTTATTGGTAAATGCAAGCTCTGTGGTTTTGTATTGCATGTAAGCGTTGATCCAAAATACTAGACCCACGCCAACGGTGATAAATATCAAGCCCAAGATGATGAGCGGCACCAGTGACCACACACTGACATGCGCACGATAGATGATATGTTCCTCTTGACTGGGCGCGCCTTCAATTAAGCGAGTCATGATATGTTTCTCTGTTTTAATAATGTGGCTTTAACATTGCCACTGTTTGCCCGTTGTTCACTTACGCTGAGGACACGGGTCGCGCACTTGGCGCCCACTTAGGGTAAAACCACAATGGCAGGCCACACATAGCTACTGCCACCTTGCAACACTCTGATTTTGTAATTGCCTGGCCCGTTGGTGTATGGCACGCTTTTGGTTTTTTGGCCGGCGTTATTGCAATTGCCGTTGCCAGAACCTAGTGAACTCCAACTCGGTCCGGAGCCTTGTAATTTAATCTCTAGGCTGGTGGGGCCGTTACCAACGTTGCAATAGCCTGTCACATGAATCATGCCGCTCGAGGTCGTGGTCGGTGCCGTGACACTGATGTTGGTGATGCTGAGTGCGGCCTGACTGGTGTTCATGGTCAGTAGCCCAATCATAGTCAGTCCAATAATGAATGAAGTGTTTGTCAGTTTCATGGTGTCTCTCAGTCGTTTGCGTTGATGAATGCGTGATCATTGATACATTTAAATGAATGTTTTTTGCTAATTTATTAACAATAATTAACAATTATTAAATGTTAAGTCGAAACAGACTTATCGTCAACCATCAATGTCATGCGTATGGCGACTGGTCTGCTTGAGAGTGGCAGGGAGTGGTGTAGGCTGCGCTAAGACGCATTTTGTGCTGCGGTTAATACGTGGGTTAATACGTGGACCAGCGACGGCTTCAGCAGCCGCGCTGGGTGTGGATTGTTTGCTGTGCTGGAATGCTTAGGCTAGCTGCGCTTGCCAAAGGCCACTTTGCATGGCGATGCCTCTCGCGCCACAAGCTTGTGCCTGCGCTAGATGCGTAGGGCGCATGCCCCCGAGTGCATAGACTGGAATTTCTAAACCATTGAGCATGTCTTCAAAGATTTCCCAACCCATGCCTGCTGCTTCTGGATGACTTTTTGTCGGCAATACGGGGGAGAGTAAGGCAAAGTCAAGTTGCAGTGTTTGTGCTTTTTGCAGTTGCTCAAGATTGTGACACGATGCACCGACAAGTAGGTGATCAGGTTTGACGGACATTGCTAACAAGCGCTGACTATTGAGATGCACGCCTTGGTATCCAAGTTGCAAGGCTTGTTCTGGGCTGGCATTTAACAGACAGCGGCAGTCATAAGGTGCGCATAGCTGCAATATTTGTTCACTTAATTGTGCCAGTGCTGCACTGTCAAGTTGCGGCTCACGAACCTGTAATAATTGTAGGCCTTGATCGAGTTGTCGCTTGAGTGCTTGCAAAAATGTGGGTTCACCCATTTCTTGTACATTGCTGATTGCATACACTGGTGGCAGGCTAAGGGCTTGCATGATCGGCGCGTTGGCGGGAAGCACTGGGGTGACATTGCCTATTTGTGGATGTTGCCATGCGAATTGTTGGCCCTCGCGGGCTTGCAGCGCACCTTGCCAGGCATGGACAAAGAAAAAATGCAGTAGCACTGTTTTGGCCTCTGCATCGTGTGTGGCGGGGTAGTCATAGCGCCGTTTGATCCAAGGCTGTGTCTGCGTCGGTGTAATGCCCAGCTCTTCCTGTGCTTCGCGGATCAATGCCTGTGCGGGCGTTTCGCCAGATTCGATCTTGCCACCGGGAAACTCCCACCAGCCCGCCCAACCCTTGCCTTGCGGACGGCTGGCGAGCAGATATTCCCCATTGGGACGGATTAAAATAGCGACCGCAACTTGAACGAGCTTGGTCATGGTATTACTCCGCGTTCAATTGCAGTTTACCGGCATAGTCTTTGGCAAACTGATAGGCGACACGACCACTGCGGGCGCCGCGGGTGTGATAAAACTGTAATGCTGCGTGTCTGGCCGCGTCATCCATGGCGATACCAAAGCTTTGTAGCCAGTGCTCGGCAATACTGAGGTATTCCTCTTGATCAAAACTGTAAAAAGACAGCCACAGACCAAAGCGTTCGGCCAGTGCGGTCTTTTCATCGATGGTGTCGTTTGGGCGAATTTCGCCTTGGTCAAGGATAGGCTGATTGTCCGCCATGAATTCCGGCATCAAATTTTTCCGGTTGGAGGTGGCATACACCAGCAGGTTTGGACAAGCATGTTCAATCGAGCCATCTAGAATCACTTTGAGCGCTTTGTAGCCGCTATCATTGGCCTCAAAAGTCAGGTCATCACAAAAGATAATAAATTTTTCTGGGCGTTGGCGAATCTGTTGCGCAATTTGTGGCACATCGTTGAGGTCTTGTTTCTCAACCTCAATCAGACGCAGGCCTTCACTGGCATAGGCATTTAGCACTGCTTTTACCAGCGACGATTTGCCAGTGCCGCGCGCGCCAGTCAGCAAGACGTGATTGGCCGGTAGTCCTTGCAGAAATTGGCGGGTATTACGCACGACCTCCGCTTTTTGTCGGTCAATAAACTGAATGTCTCGCAGTAATACTGCATGTGGATGATCTACGGCCTGCAATTGGCCTTGGGAGCCATGTTTGACCCACCGCCAGGCAATCGCCTGCCACTGGACCTCTGCGGGTGGCGTAGGGAGCAGTGTTTCGAGCCGTGTGATCAGTTGTTCGGCGCGGTGTAGCAAATGTTCAAGTGAGTGCATGCGGACGGTCGGGTGTGAAAAGACAAACGAAAGCTTATTGTACACGCGGAAACCAGCGCTGGTGCGCGTAACTTGGTGTGGCTTTAGCGCAAAATGCCTAGTGTTTGTGTTACCTTGTGCGGCTTGCAGACGCAGTTTTTGGAGTATCTATGGCCTTACAAAACATCATTCTTGCCTCTCGCAGTCCACGCCGCGTCGAATTGCTGGCGCAATTGGGGGTGCATTGCGACATCGTGCCCGCAGATATCGACGAATCCAGTTGGCCGGACGAGGATCCTGCGCAATATGTGGTGCGCCTCGCACGCGAGAAGGCTCTCGCGGTTGCCAGCTTACATGGTCATCGCGGCTTGCCGATTTTGGCTGCGGATACGACGGTGGCGCTTGGCCAACTGATTTTAGGTAAACCCGCAGACGCAGATGAGGCCATGGCCATGCTTGCCCGTTTGAGTGGCAGCATTCACTTCGTGCATACAGCGGTCGCACTTTACCAAGCGGGAGAGGTGCATTGTTTGCTCAATAGTACCGAAGTGGAGATGATGCAGGTCCCGGTGGCGGTATTAGCCGATTATGTGGCATCCGGTGAACCGATGGACAAAGCGGGTGCCTATGGCATACAGGGCCGTGCCGGGCGATGGATTAAACAGATTAACGGTAGTTACAGCGGCGTGATGGGTTTGCCGTTGCATGAAACGGCGCAGTTGTTGCACGCGTGGTAAACTTTTACACAAAGAAAATGATCGGGATTGGGTAAAGCAATATGTCATTGGCGCAAGAAGTACTGATTAACGTCACCCCGCAAGAGACGCGCGTGGCGATTCTGGAGCAGGGTATTGTGCAGGAGCTGCACATTGAGCGTGCGTCCTCATTGGGTATTGTCGGTAACATCTACCGCGGGACCGTTGTGCGCGTTTTGCCGGGTATGCAGTCAGCGTTTGTCGAAATCGGCTTGCCACGTGCCGCTTTTCTACATGCGGCGGATATCATGGCGTGTCATTCAGAGGACGGCGCGATCAAAACGGACCGGCCGATTCAAGAAGTGCTGCACGAGGGACAGTCAATCATCGTGCAGGTGATTAAGGAGGCGATTGGCACTAAAGGTGCGCGCCTGACCACCGAGATCAGCATTGCAGGTCGCTTTTTGGTCTATTTGCCTTATCAGAAACATATTGGGGTATCGCAACGCATCGACCTTGAAGAAGAACGCGAGTTTTTGCGTAACCGCTTACTCGGCTTGTTGCCGGAAGAACGTGAAGGTGGTTATATCATCCGCACCATGTCTGAGAACGCAACCGATGCAGAGCTAGTGGCCGATGTGGAATATCTGCGCAAAGTCTGGCAAAAGATTCAAACAGAGAGTACCAAGGTCGGCGAGCGCTCATTGATATTTTATGACCTCAGTCTGCCGCGTCGCATTTTGCGCGATGTGGTGTGTACCGAAACCACCAGTATTCGGGTGGATTCGGGCGAAATGTTCGAGCGCTTGAAGGAGTTTGCCGAATTATATGTCTCCCACGCAGTTAAGCCCCTGACGCATTACAAAGGCGAGCGCTCGTTGTTTGAGTTTTATGACATTGAAAGCGAGATTGAAAAAGCGTTGTCACGTAAGGTCGAACTCAAATCTGGCGGCTATTTGATTTTTGACCAGACCGAGGCGTTGACGACGGTAGATGTCAACACTGGCAGCTTTGTCAGCGGCAAAAATTTGTCGGACACGATTTTTAAAACCAATCTTGAGGCAGCGCAAACCATTGCGCGCCAACTGCGCTTGCGCAACTTAGGCGGCATCATCATCATCGACTTTATTGATATGGATGAAGATGCCCAGCGCGAGGCGGTGCTCGAAGAGTTGCGTAAAGCGGTCACGCTGGACCGTGCGCGCATTAATGTGAATGGCTTTTCAGCATTAGGCCTGGTGGAGTTGACCCGTAAGCGTACGCGTGAAAGTTTGGCGCATTTGCTGTGCGAGTCGTGCAAGGTCTGTCAGGGCCGCGGCGAACTCAAGACGGCGCAAACGCTGTGCTATGAAATCATGCGCGAATTGTTGCGGGAATCTAAGCAGTTTAGAAATGCCAAAGAATTCAAGATTCTGGCATCCCCAGAGGTCATAAACATGCTGAGTGATGAGGAGTCGCAGAGTTTGGCCAGTTTGTCTGACTTTATTAAAAAGCCGCTCTCGCTGCATCCCGACACGCAATATGGACGCGAAGAGTTCGATATTGTCTGGATTTAACACCATTGAAAGCAGGCGCTAACCATGGTGTGCAAACTACGGCCTTAGAGGATGCTGACCGCTAAACCGGGCAATACAATGTGGCTCAACATCTGCAATAAAATCAGCGCGACCAATGCAGAAAAGTCAAAGCCCTGAATCGGCGGCAACAGGCGTCGTAAGGGCTCTACAATCGGCGCCGACAATTGA
This Methylophilus medardicus DNA region includes the following protein-coding sequences:
- a CDS encoding PH domain-containing protein; protein product: MTRLIEGAPSQEEHIIYRAHVSVWSLVPLIILGLIFITVGVGLVFWINAYMQYKTTELAFTNKRVIATFGFIRRQTIELNINNVETVEVSQSIFGRLFNFGTLVIAGAGNPQASIPGISDPISFRSAFIAAQEIQRPYVS
- a CDS encoding Nudix family hydrolase, with product MTKLVQVAVAILIRPNGEYLLASRPQGKGWAGWWEFPGGKIESGETPAQALIREAQEELGITPTQTQPWIKRRYDYPATHDAEAKTVLLHFFFVHAWQGALQAREGQQFAWQHPQIGNVTPVLPANAPIMQALSLPPVYAISNVQEMGEPTFLQALKRQLDQGLQLLQVREPQLDSAALAQLSEQILQLCAPYDCRCLLNASPEQALQLGYQGVHLNSQRLLAMSVKPDHLLVGASCHNLEQLQKAQTLQLDFALLSPVLPTKSHPEAAGMGWEIFEDMLNGLEIPVYALGGMRPTHLAQAQACGARGIAMQSGLWQAQLA
- a CDS encoding ATP-binding protein; the encoded protein is MHSLEHLLHRAEQLITRLETLLPTPPAEVQWQAIAWRWVKHGSQGQLQAVDHPHAVLLRDIQFIDRQKAEVVRNTRQFLQGLPANHVLLTGARGTGKSSLVKAVLNAYASEGLRLIEVEKQDLNDVPQIAQQIRQRPEKFIIFCDDLTFEANDSGYKALKVILDGSIEHACPNLLVYATSNRKNLMPEFMADNQPILDQGEIRPNDTIDEKTALAERFGLWLSFYSFDQEEYLSIAEHWLQSFGIAMDDAARHAALQFYHTRGARSGRVAYQFAKDYAGKLQLNAE
- a CDS encoding Maf family protein, yielding MALQNIILASRSPRRVELLAQLGVHCDIVPADIDESSWPDEDPAQYVVRLAREKALAVASLHGHRGLPILAADTTVALGQLILGKPADADEAMAMLARLSGSIHFVHTAVALYQAGEVHCLLNSTEVEMMQVPVAVLADYVASGEPMDKAGAYGIQGRAGRWIKQINGSYSGVMGLPLHETAQLLHAW
- the rng gene encoding ribonuclease G; translated protein: MSLAQEVLINVTPQETRVAILEQGIVQELHIERASSLGIVGNIYRGTVVRVLPGMQSAFVEIGLPRAAFLHAADIMACHSEDGAIKTDRPIQEVLHEGQSIIVQVIKEAIGTKGARLTTEISIAGRFLVYLPYQKHIGVSQRIDLEEEREFLRNRLLGLLPEEREGGYIIRTMSENATDAELVADVEYLRKVWQKIQTESTKVGERSLIFYDLSLPRRILRDVVCTETTSIRVDSGEMFERLKEFAELYVSHAVKPLTHYKGERSLFEFYDIESEIEKALSRKVELKSGGYLIFDQTEALTTVDVNTGSFVSGKNLSDTIFKTNLEAAQTIARQLRLRNLGGIIIIDFIDMDEDAQREAVLEELRKAVTLDRARINVNGFSALGLVELTRKRTRESLAHLLCESCKVCQGRGELKTAQTLCYEIMRELLRESKQFRNAKEFKILASPEVINMLSDEESQSLASLSDFIKKPLSLHPDTQYGREEFDIVWI